One Flavobacteriales bacterium genomic region harbors:
- the rfbC gene encoding dTDP-4-dehydrorhamnose 3,5-epimerase, whose product MKIIDKALNGVLLLEPAVFGDDRGYFFESFSEKKFAEISGNEIRFVQDNQSMSARGVIRGLHLQAPPFDQGKLVRVVQGSVIDVAVDIRKGSPTYGQHYSALLSSKNHLMMWIPSGFAHGFSSLEDNTIFLYKCTNYYSKPSEMAIRFNDPALGIDWKTEAREISPKDMEAPLFADFNSPFTYAG is encoded by the coding sequence ATGAAGATTATAGATAAGGCACTTAATGGTGTGCTATTGCTAGAGCCGGCAGTTTTTGGAGATGATCGGGGATATTTTTTTGAATCGTTTAGCGAAAAAAAGTTTGCTGAAATCAGCGGAAATGAAATCAGGTTTGTACAAGACAATCAATCGATGTCGGCCCGTGGAGTAATTCGCGGCTTACATTTACAAGCTCCTCCCTTCGATCAGGGAAAATTAGTGCGTGTAGTTCAAGGTTCCGTTATCGATGTGGCGGTGGATATCCGTAAAGGATCTCCTACCTATGGTCAGCATTATTCCGCTTTACTCTCTTCGAAAAATCATTTAATGATGTGGATACCTTCCGGATTTGCACATGGATTTTCATCGCTCGAGGACAATACTATTTTCCTTTATAAATGCACCAACTACTATTCCAAACCATCCGAAATGGCCATTCGTTTTAACGATCCGGCGTTAGGAATAGATTGGAAAACGGAAGCCCGCGAAATTTCTCCGAAAGAT